In the genome of Quercus robur chromosome 3, dhQueRobu3.1, whole genome shotgun sequence, one region contains:
- the LOC126719382 gene encoding UPF0481 protein At3g47200-like, with amino-acid sequence MLIICYGPLQSEIFVDIDLLQERNEADSESNVCNIPMEVRSILDNEGHNEIEKRAQKVTCQKVPPTLRRNERSKDYFDPRVISFGPYHHGKPEFQEAEMLKTNVMLEFIANSSTSFVEFYSKVREINDYTRSCYVDGSTNKYSDDVFALMMLRDSCFILYVMENVVRNRWDKLDKIFDHHIGPFGRFYAFRDMILLENQVPFSLLILLMRLRYGDEKFGLRMIKPFACFIIWTINPEDVTRDENKEPTARHLLECVYQEFTKAGDLDEKPHHCFNFCKTKPIKAKEIEDKYFVPAFRSVGDLKAKGVHFKPTTSSIALLEEKGKSISLRDVSFKSGFINAELKLPPLILSPSKITLYNNLVALEFCPPSDKDLAIASYFFLLNTLIDSVDDVKELSYKGILLNNLGSDEEVGKMLKEINSCGMHDFGIYGCVRQDIEEHCNSKIKTWLAEIIGKYFSNPWTALGFFTAVTVLALTILQAYYRINK; translated from the coding sequence atgctAATTATATGTTATGGTCCACTGCAGAGTGAGATTTTCGTGGATATAGACCTATTGCAAGAAAGGAATGAAGCTGATTCCGAAAGCAATGTCTGTAACATACCAATGGAGGTTAGATCCATTTTGGACAATGAGGGTCACAACGAAATAGAAAAGAGAGCCCAAAAAGTCACTTGTCAGAAAGTCCCACCAACGTtgagaagaaatgaaagaagtAAGGACTACTTTGATCCTAGGGTTATCTCTTTCGGTCCTTACCACCATGGCAAACCAGAATTCCAAGAAGCAGAGATGCTTAAAACTAATGTCATGTTGGAGTTTATTGCAAATTCTAGCACTTCATTTGTGGAATTTTACAGCAAGGTACGTGAAATAAATGACTACACTAGATCCTGTTATGTTGATGgttcaacaaataaatatagTGATGATGTGTTTGCACTGATGATGCTTCGAGACAGTTGTTTTATTCTATATGTAATGGAAAACGTGGTAAGAAATAGATGGGACAAGcttgataaaatatttgatcATCATATAGGCCCCTTCGGAAGGTTTTATGCATTTAGAGACATGATTTTGCTAGAAAATCAAGTTCCTTTCTCACTGTTGATACTTTTGATGAGGCTTAGATATGGTGATGAAAAATTCGGACTAAGAATGATCAAGCCATTTGCTTGTTTCATAATTTGGACGATAAATCCAGAGGATGTTACAAGAGACGAGAATAAGGAGCCCACAGCTCGTCATCTCCTTGAGTGTGTATATCAGGAATTCACCAAAGCTGGTGATCTAGATGAGAAACCTCATcattgtttcaatttttgtaaaacCAAGCCGATAAAAGCAAAGGAGATAGAGGATAAATATTTTGTTCCGGCATTCCGCTCAGTTGGAGATCTTAAAGCCAAGGGGGTCCATTTCAAGCCTACCACTTCTAGTATTGCACTTTtagaggaaaaaggaaaatcaaTTTCTCTACGTGATGTTAGTTTCAAATCTGGCTTCATCAATGCAGAGCTTAAGCTTCCCCCCCTAATCCTTTCTCCTTCTAAAATAACACTGTATAACAACTTGGTAGCCTTAGAATTTTGTCCTCCTTCAGACAAGGATTTGGCTATTGCATCTTACTTCTTTTTACTGAATACACTCATTGACAGTGTTGACGATGTGAAAGAGTTGAGCTACAAGGGTATCCTTCTTAACAATTTAGGCAGTGATGAAGAGGTGGGTAAAATGCTTAAAGAGATTAACTCATGTGGGATGCATGATTTTGGCATTTACGGATGTGTTAGACAAGATATTGAAGAACACTGTAACAGCAAGATAAAGACCTGGTTGGCTGAAATAATTGGCAAATATTTTAGCAACCCATGGACTGCTCTTGGTTTCTTTACTGCAGTTACTGTCCTTGCTTTAACTATTCTGCAAGCTTACTACAGAATCAATAAGTGA